From the Leucobacter tenebrionis genome, one window contains:
- a CDS encoding cobalamin-independent methionine synthase II family protein — protein sequence MSTIETTTAGSLPRTRALIEANAAREFEDDGFTLKATPEFDALVTEAVRDVVERQRELGITQPGDGEFGKAMSNAVDYGAWWGYSFQRVNGLSLTEVNAFNEPPRRSEPGSIRLTSFLDRRDRQIFAEAYGDPESGIATGRNATAFPTTTGEISYRGQQAVAADTRNLRSALGEGETGFLTAIAPGSAARVRNDFYETEQQHIDAWVEALREEYRAITDAGLIVQLDDPSLAENWDQINPEPSVEEYQAFTQIRIDAINEAIKGLPKEQVRLHLCWGSWHGPHTTDIELKHILKTVLGANVGQISFEAANARHEHEWSVWEENSDLIPDDLILVPGVVGHSTNLVEHPDLVAQRIERFARIVGPERVIAATDCGLGGRVHPQIAWAKLESLGEGARRAATRV from the coding sequence ATGAGCACCATCGAGACGACCACCGCGGGCAGCCTGCCCCGCACCCGTGCCCTCATCGAGGCGAACGCCGCCCGCGAGTTCGAAGACGACGGCTTCACCCTGAAAGCCACGCCCGAGTTCGACGCGCTCGTCACCGAAGCGGTGCGCGACGTGGTCGAGCGGCAGCGCGAACTCGGCATCACGCAGCCGGGCGACGGCGAGTTCGGCAAGGCCATGTCGAACGCCGTCGACTACGGCGCCTGGTGGGGCTACTCGTTCCAGCGCGTGAACGGCCTCTCGCTGACCGAGGTCAACGCGTTCAATGAGCCGCCCCGCCGGTCCGAGCCCGGCAGCATCCGGCTCACGTCGTTCCTCGACCGCCGCGACCGGCAGATCTTCGCGGAGGCCTACGGCGACCCCGAGAGCGGCATCGCCACCGGCCGCAACGCCACGGCGTTCCCGACCACGACCGGTGAGATCAGCTACCGGGGGCAGCAAGCGGTGGCCGCCGACACCCGCAACCTCCGCTCGGCGCTGGGGGAGGGCGAGACCGGCTTTCTCACGGCGATTGCTCCGGGCTCAGCGGCGCGCGTGCGAAACGACTTCTACGAGACCGAGCAGCAGCACATCGATGCGTGGGTCGAGGCGCTGCGCGAGGAGTACCGCGCCATCACCGACGCGGGGCTGATCGTGCAGCTCGACGACCCCTCGCTCGCCGAGAACTGGGATCAGATCAACCCCGAGCCGAGCGTCGAGGAGTACCAGGCCTTCACGCAGATCCGCATCGACGCGATCAACGAGGCGATCAAGGGCCTGCCCAAGGAGCAGGTGCGTCTGCACCTCTGCTGGGGCTCGTGGCACGGCCCGCACACGACCGATATCGAGCTGAAGCACATCCTTAAGACCGTGCTCGGCGCGAACGTGGGCCAGATCTCGTTCGAGGCGGCCAACGCCCGCCACGAGCACGAGTGGTCGGTGTGGGAGGAGAACAGCGACCTGATCCCCGACGATCTGATCCTCGTGCCCGGCGTGGTCGGCCACTCGACCAACCTCGTCGAGCACCCCGACCTGGTGGCGCAGCGCATCGAGCGTTTCGCGAGGATCGTGGGCCCCGAGCGCGTCATCGCAGCGACCGATTGCGGCCTCGGCGGGCGGGTGCACCCGCAGATCGCGTGGGCGAAGCTCGAATCGCTCGGCGAGGGCGCCCGGCGCGCCGCGACTCGCGTCTGA
- a CDS encoding AMP-binding protein: protein MTDIDATRAFFSARDQLLDLAGDPARARSEFRWPDVGPRFNWAHDVFDAIAENNDRTALWISEEDGSETKRSFAELKQRSDQVANWLRSIGAKPGDVAMLMLGNRVELWEIMLAALKIGVIILPTSVVLGSHELQDRVERGRVRWVFAEAEDAAKFTEVPGEYRGVGVGLENASRDHRALLFDWMRYEESRSASLAAIRKTTASDDPALLYFTSGTTSLPKIVVHSHTSYPLGHLTTMSWLGVRPGDVHSVISAPGWAKHAWSSFFGPWQVGATVFVANQARFDPEALVAELDRAGVNTFCAPPTVWRMLIQHRLDRKPRGLRELVSAGEPLNPEVIARIREWWGLDIRDGYGQTETTCLIGNMPGDPIVPGAMGSPLPGVDAVLVDPLTGEEAAEGEICLRLASEPVNLMPGYFGNPEATEKATAGGFFHTGDVAQRDPETGVLTFVGRTDDIFKSSDFKVSPFEVESALIEHELVAEAAVVGAPDSTRLNVTKAYVALAAGATADAETARAILAHARVAMPPYMRVRRVEFFELPKTTSGKIRRVELRQREEAAHAAGERIATEWREEDFPGLKG from the coding sequence ATGACTGACATCGACGCCACGCGCGCCTTCTTCTCGGCCCGCGACCAGTTGCTCGACCTCGCGGGAGATCCTGCTCGTGCCCGCTCCGAATTCCGCTGGCCCGATGTCGGTCCGCGCTTCAACTGGGCGCACGACGTATTCGATGCGATCGCCGAGAACAACGACCGGACGGCGCTCTGGATCTCCGAGGAGGACGGCTCCGAGACGAAGCGGAGCTTCGCCGAGCTGAAGCAGCGCTCGGATCAGGTGGCCAACTGGTTGCGGAGCATCGGCGCGAAACCGGGCGATGTCGCGATGCTCATGCTCGGCAACCGCGTCGAGCTCTGGGAGATCATGCTGGCCGCACTGAAGATCGGCGTCATCATCCTGCCGACTTCCGTGGTGCTCGGCTCGCACGAGCTGCAGGACCGCGTCGAACGGGGTCGAGTGCGCTGGGTCTTCGCCGAGGCGGAGGACGCGGCGAAGTTCACGGAGGTTCCCGGCGAGTATCGCGGAGTGGGTGTCGGCCTCGAGAACGCGTCGCGAGATCACCGCGCACTGCTCTTCGACTGGATGCGCTATGAGGAATCGCGATCCGCGTCGCTCGCCGCGATCCGCAAGACGACCGCGAGCGACGACCCGGCGCTGCTCTACTTCACGTCGGGCACCACGAGCCTGCCCAAGATCGTCGTGCACTCCCACACCAGCTACCCGCTCGGCCACCTCACCACCATGTCGTGGCTCGGTGTGCGCCCCGGCGACGTCCACTCCGTCATCAGCGCACCCGGCTGGGCCAAGCACGCCTGGTCGAGCTTCTTCGGGCCGTGGCAGGTCGGGGCGACCGTCTTCGTGGCGAACCAGGCGCGCTTCGACCCCGAGGCGCTCGTCGCCGAACTCGATCGCGCCGGCGTCAACACCTTCTGCGCACCGCCGACGGTGTGGCGCATGCTGATCCAGCATCGCCTCGATCGGAAGCCGCGCGGCCTGCGCGAGCTCGTCTCGGCCGGCGAGCCGCTCAATCCCGAGGTCATCGCTCGCATCCGCGAGTGGTGGGGCCTCGACATCCGCGACGGCTACGGCCAGACCGAGACGACCTGCCTCATCGGCAACATGCCGGGCGACCCGATCGTGCCCGGCGCGATGGGGAGCCCGCTCCCCGGGGTGGACGCCGTGCTCGTCGACCCCCTGACCGGCGAGGAGGCCGCCGAGGGCGAGATCTGTCTGCGGCTCGCCTCGGAACCGGTGAACCTCATGCCCGGGTACTTCGGCAACCCCGAGGCCACGGAGAAGGCCACAGCCGGCGGCTTCTTCCACACCGGCGACGTCGCGCAGCGGGATCCCGAGACGGGCGTGCTCACCTTCGTCGGGCGCACGGACGACATCTTCAAGTCGAGCGATTTCAAGGTATCGCCCTTCGAGGTCGAGAGCGCGCTCATCGAGCATGAGCTCGTCGCCGAGGCGGCCGTCGTGGGTGCCCCTGACAGCACCCGACTCAACGTCACGAAGGCCTATGTCGCGCTCGCCGCCGGCGCGACCGCCGATGCCGAGACGGCGCGCGCGATCCTCGCCCACGCCCGCGTCGCGATGCCGCCCTACATGCGCGTGCGGCGCGTCGAGTTCTTCGAGCTGCCGAAGACGACCTCGGGCAAGATCAGGCGCGTCGAGCTGCGGCAGCGCGAAGAGGCGGCGCACGCCGCGGGCGAGCGCATCGCGACCGAGTGGCGTGAGGAGGATTTCCCGGGCCTCAAGGGCTGA
- a CDS encoding adenine phosphoribosyltransferase: MPAFPASSAELERAESLILEIPDYPSAGILFRDITPLLADGAAFRATVDALIAPFRGMFDVVAGLEARGFLLASAAAYASGAGLMPIRKAGKLPRPAANVGYSLEYGIAEVEAHADFPRGSRVLVIDDVLATGGTLAAAHEVLRKLDYEVAGTAVLFEIEGLGGRDAIADRRLHTVFRS, from the coding sequence ATGCCCGCCTTCCCCGCTTCGAGCGCCGAGCTCGAGCGAGCGGAGTCGCTGATCCTCGAGATCCCCGACTACCCGAGCGCGGGGATCCTCTTCCGCGACATCACGCCGCTGCTGGCCGATGGTGCTGCCTTCCGGGCCACCGTCGACGCTCTCATCGCACCGTTCCGCGGCATGTTCGACGTGGTCGCCGGCCTCGAGGCCCGCGGCTTCCTGCTGGCGAGCGCGGCCGCCTACGCGAGCGGCGCCGGGCTCATGCCGATCCGCAAGGCGGGCAAGCTGCCGCGCCCCGCCGCGAATGTCGGATACTCGCTCGAGTACGGCATCGCCGAGGTCGAGGCGCACGCCGATTTCCCTCGCGGCTCCCGCGTGCTCGTGATCGACGATGTGCTCGCGACGGGCGGCACCCTGGCCGCCGCGCATGAGGTGCTCCGCAAGCTCGACTACGAGGTGGCCGGCACGGCGGTGCTGTTCGAGATCGAGGGTCTCGGTGGGCGCGACGCGATCGCCGACCGTCGGCTGCACACCGTCTTCCGCAGTTGA
- a CDS encoding carbohydrate ABC transporter permease: MTLSTAAATKRGRGDAGHRKFAYLMATPAMILFILVIAYPLVQALAYGFTNASLLTESGEIIGLTGLTALLSDVAFWRVVGQTLIFVAGTTGGSFILALAMAMALNTRIRAVSAWRSALLIPWLLPGVVVSFLWAWIFNTNYGLLNGVIAWFGGAGDTNWLDSPTFAMIAVVIAKIWTTFPWMAVLLLAALQGVPEEVHDAAAVDGAKGWKKQWHVILPQIKPAIALTLLLEAIWGFQHFEIPYVMTGGGPVGSTTTLAVELYQAAFERFDLGEAGSIGIVWTALMSILVVVYLIYTSRQEQEAKR; the protein is encoded by the coding sequence GTGACGTTATCCACCGCCGCCGCGACGAAGCGCGGCCGAGGAGACGCGGGCCATCGGAAGTTCGCCTACCTCATGGCAACGCCCGCAATGATCCTCTTCATTCTGGTTATCGCCTATCCGCTCGTACAGGCCCTCGCATACGGCTTCACCAATGCGAGCCTGCTCACCGAGAGCGGTGAGATCATCGGCCTCACCGGGCTGACAGCGCTCCTCTCCGACGTCGCCTTCTGGCGCGTAGTCGGGCAGACGCTCATCTTCGTCGCCGGCACGACGGGCGGCTCCTTCATCCTCGCGCTCGCGATGGCGATGGCACTCAACACCCGCATCCGAGCCGTCTCGGCATGGCGCTCGGCGCTGCTGATCCCGTGGCTGCTGCCCGGCGTGGTCGTGTCGTTCCTGTGGGCCTGGATCTTCAACACGAACTACGGACTTCTGAACGGCGTCATCGCCTGGTTCGGCGGCGCTGGCGACACCAACTGGCTCGACTCTCCCACGTTCGCGATGATCGCCGTGGTGATCGCGAAGATCTGGACCACGTTCCCCTGGATGGCCGTGCTTCTGCTGGCCGCCCTTCAGGGCGTGCCCGAGGAGGTGCACGACGCCGCGGCGGTCGACGGAGCGAAGGGTTGGAAGAAGCAGTGGCATGTGATCCTGCCTCAGATCAAGCCCGCCATCGCGCTGACACTCCTTCTCGAGGCGATCTGGGGCTTCCAGCACTTCGAGATCCCCTACGTCATGACGGGCGGCGGCCCGGTGGGCTCCACCACCACACTCGCCGTCGAGCTCTACCAGGCCGCGTTCGAGCGCTTCGACCTCGGCGAGGCCGGCAGCATCGGCATCGTCTGGACCGCTCTGATGTCCATCCTGGTGGTCGTCTATCTCATCTATACATCACGCCAGGAGCAGGAGGCAAAGCGATGA
- a CDS encoding carbohydrate ABC transporter permease produces the protein MTTTRIILLGDKKRKRLPAPRTKWGMGAPYTALAIVGAFALIPVAWMIVTAATSEADVFQFPQSLAREYTLSNYWFVLTDPTLLGFVANGLLVSFVTCFCSLLVGFFAGYAFSKFRFRGRTTMMFLILTAQMVPQVLLLVTLYTAFDRVGMLDTYLALIISYTTFTLPLSVMMMKNSFDALPDALLEAARLDGASELRTMFSVMMPAVRTPMIAVCLFSFIRAWNDLPFALTLVDTERQTLPAGLSLMFTGEFQNAYGEMMAASIITSLPVVIIFFVLQKHFVSGALTGAVK, from the coding sequence ATGACCACCACCAGAATCATTCTGCTGGGCGACAAGAAGCGCAAGCGCCTCCCAGCCCCTAGAACGAAGTGGGGCATGGGTGCCCCCTACACGGCGCTCGCGATCGTCGGCGCGTTCGCGCTGATCCCAGTCGCCTGGATGATTGTGACCGCGGCCACCTCCGAAGCCGACGTCTTCCAGTTCCCGCAGTCCCTCGCGCGTGAGTATACGCTCAGCAACTACTGGTTCGTGCTGACCGACCCGACCCTGCTCGGCTTCGTTGCGAACGGCCTGCTCGTGTCCTTCGTTACCTGCTTCTGCAGCCTGCTGGTCGGCTTCTTCGCGGGATACGCCTTCTCGAAGTTCCGGTTCCGTGGGCGCACGACGATGATGTTCCTGATCCTCACGGCGCAGATGGTGCCGCAGGTCCTCCTGCTCGTCACGCTCTACACGGCATTTGACCGCGTCGGGATGCTCGACACCTACCTCGCGTTGATCATCTCGTACACCACCTTCACGCTCCCGCTCTCGGTGATGATGATGAAGAACTCGTTCGACGCGCTGCCGGACGCACTGCTCGAGGCCGCGAGGCTCGACGGTGCGAGCGAGCTGCGCACCATGTTCAGCGTGATGATGCCCGCGGTGCGCACGCCGATGATCGCGGTCTGCCTGTTCTCATTCATCCGCGCCTGGAACGACCTGCCGTTCGCACTGACGCTCGTGGATACCGAGCGTCAGACGCTCCCCGCAGGCCTCTCGCTTATGTTTACCGGCGAGTTCCAGAACGCGTACGGAGAGATGATGGCCGCCTCGATCATTACGTCGCTTCCCGTCGTCATCATCTTCTTCGTCTTGCAGAAGCACTTCGTCAGCGGCGCGCTGACCGGAGCCGTCAAGTGA
- a CDS encoding ABC transporter substrate-binding protein, with the protein MKSNMPSTRGASGLAGIQLGRRGLLQAAGASAVLAFLAGCARSGHESKDALAFTSWTFAGRTVGPVRQAAELYSEQTGVPIETKVYPFDKYLNQLVLAARGGRMTGIVHIDEEFMSTLATANVIKPVDRVFEESLYPEFVRSAGSYRGTRYGMPWTQSAIGLVTNAEMLAELGADPDGVRSIDDFTAMLRQVKKSDSSILPYAPCTDVTQLKDFIPWVWSFGGEVFDGTKVTLGDEPSQKALDYWKMLLDEGLIQAGINRESSRTLFAQGRVPIYDDAPQSYGIVPPMSNDPDLRSKMSCMARPAVNGQGANLVWSQPLVALDDSDQTLGALEFFSTDLESQKIVFEGQGSPPTTITALQANWFAGIEFQAKWTETIASNARRNPLWEFPIATSAQRALDEAVEQGLRGSASTKQTLADCRDVLTELLAVEAG; encoded by the coding sequence ATGAAGAGCAACATGCCTAGCACCCGCGGCGCCTCTGGGCTGGCCGGGATTCAACTCGGCAGGCGTGGCCTACTGCAGGCGGCAGGAGCCAGCGCCGTCCTCGCGTTCCTGGCGGGGTGCGCGCGGTCCGGCCACGAGTCCAAGGACGCCCTGGCCTTCACCTCGTGGACCTTCGCCGGCCGAACGGTGGGGCCCGTGCGACAGGCGGCCGAGCTCTACAGCGAGCAGACCGGCGTGCCCATCGAGACGAAGGTCTACCCGTTCGACAAGTACCTGAACCAGCTCGTGCTCGCCGCCCGCGGCGGCCGCATGACGGGCATCGTGCACATCGATGAGGAGTTCATGAGCACGCTCGCCACGGCGAACGTCATCAAGCCCGTCGACAGAGTGTTCGAGGAGTCGCTGTATCCCGAGTTCGTGCGGTCGGCCGGCTCCTATCGCGGCACGCGGTACGGCATGCCGTGGACGCAGTCGGCAATCGGGCTCGTGACCAACGCGGAGATGCTCGCCGAGCTGGGCGCGGATCCCGATGGGGTACGTTCTATCGATGATTTCACCGCGATGCTGCGGCAGGTCAAGAAGAGCGACAGCTCGATCCTGCCCTACGCGCCCTGCACCGACGTCACGCAGCTCAAGGATTTCATCCCCTGGGTCTGGTCCTTCGGCGGTGAGGTCTTCGACGGCACCAAGGTCACTCTGGGCGACGAGCCGTCGCAGAAGGCGCTCGACTACTGGAAGATGCTGCTCGACGAAGGGTTGATCCAGGCCGGTATCAACCGCGAGAGCTCGCGCACCCTGTTCGCGCAGGGCCGCGTGCCGATCTATGACGATGCTCCGCAGTCGTACGGGATCGTGCCCCCGATGTCGAACGATCCCGATCTGCGGAGCAAGATGTCGTGCATGGCACGGCCTGCCGTGAACGGTCAGGGCGCCAACCTCGTGTGGAGCCAGCCGCTCGTAGCGCTCGACGACAGCGACCAGACACTGGGGGCGCTCGAGTTCTTCAGCACCGACCTCGAATCGCAGAAGATCGTGTTCGAGGGGCAGGGATCGCCCCCCACGACGATCACCGCGCTCCAGGCCAACTGGTTTGCCGGCATCGAGTTCCAGGCGAAGTGGACGGAGACGATCGCGTCGAACGCGCGCCGCAACCCACTCTGGGAGTTCCCCATCGCGACGAGCGCACAGCGTGCCCTCGACGAGGCGGTCGAGCAGGGCCTTCGCGGATCCGCCTCGACGAAGCAGACGCTAGCGGACTGCCGCGACGTGCTCACCGAGCTGCTCGCGGTTGAGGCCGGGTGA
- a CDS encoding LacI family DNA-binding transcriptional regulator, which translates to MAGQRQDRPVTIRDVALAAGVSKSTVSFVYSNPGRVSEANRQLVLDTAERLGFRPNWAARTINSGDGGFTGILLADLHSPPFARLVDYARTELRAINRIALMTSANPVGAESGASDDIGMDSETLGFFGDLRPRSLLVVGSLADMSSLAPLVEGIPTVLAGGINQELPFAATVRTDHDAGLRLLVEHLREQGHTRIAHLGGLGGPVGEARAAAYARAMEAAGLGAEIRVERADFSEASGYLGAQRLMRSAEPPTAITTVTDLTAVGALAAVADHPGVAVTGYGDTEIAGYRLTQMTTVRAHNGEIGRVAVSELLRAEECHVARRNGAEAAPAERREVLVEPALVVRRTA; encoded by the coding sequence ATGGCAGGCCAGAGGCAGGATCGTCCCGTCACGATTCGTGACGTCGCTCTTGCGGCTGGCGTGTCGAAGTCGACCGTCTCTTTCGTCTACTCGAACCCCGGCCGCGTCAGCGAAGCGAACCGGCAGCTCGTGCTCGACACTGCCGAACGGCTCGGCTTTCGGCCGAACTGGGCCGCGCGCACGATCAACTCGGGCGACGGCGGCTTCACCGGGATCCTGCTGGCCGATCTCCACTCGCCGCCGTTCGCGCGGCTCGTGGACTACGCCCGCACCGAGCTCCGCGCGATCAACCGCATCGCGCTCATGACCTCGGCCAACCCGGTCGGAGCGGAGAGCGGCGCATCCGACGACATCGGGATGGACAGCGAGACCCTCGGGTTCTTCGGGGACCTGCGCCCGCGCAGCCTGCTCGTTGTCGGGTCGCTCGCCGACATGTCGTCGCTCGCGCCACTCGTTGAGGGCATCCCGACGGTCCTCGCCGGCGGTATCAACCAGGAGCTACCCTTTGCTGCCACCGTCCGCACGGACCACGATGCCGGCCTGCGCCTGCTCGTCGAGCACCTCCGCGAGCAGGGCCACACGCGCATCGCGCACCTGGGCGGGCTCGGCGGGCCGGTCGGCGAGGCCCGTGCGGCCGCGTACGCGCGCGCGATGGAGGCCGCGGGGCTCGGCGCGGAGATTCGCGTTGAGCGAGCCGACTTCTCCGAGGCGTCGGGATACCTGGGTGCGCAACGCCTCATGCGCTCCGCGGAGCCGCCGACCGCTATCACGACGGTCACAGATCTGACGGCGGTGGGGGCGCTCGCGGCGGTCGCCGACCACCCGGGCGTGGCGGTCACGGGCTACGGTGACACCGAGATCGCCGGCTATCGCCTGACGCAAATGACGACCGTGCGTGCGCACAACGGTGAGATCGGCCGGGTGGCCGTCAGCGAGCTGTTGCGAGCCGAGGAGTGCCACGTCGCCCGACGCAACGGCGCCGAGGCCGCGCCCGCGGAGCGGCGCGAGGTGCTCGTCGAGCCTGCGCTTGTGGTGCGCCGCACCGCCTGA
- a CDS encoding FAD-dependent oxidoreductase, with translation MKSITETYDLVVAGGGLAGFSAAIAAARHGAKVALVQDRPVLGGNSSSEVRVTPHGAAAFHGYARETGIIAEVLVEDRAKNHAIIRENGWTNSVWDLILYDLAERTENLTLHLNTPVLGAEVRDGRIVAALAKVLNAEVDLRLEGRMFVDCTGDGTLGALAGAEWMRGQEASSEFDEPLAPKERGDGSMGSSLHFKTVDVGRPVEFHAPDWAVRYDDPKFFTDGGRLIPTLESGYWWIEIGTPWDTLYENEEIRHELTRHVLGIWDYLKNRDPYWSQHAGNLALDWVGQVPGKRESRRLLGEYVVTENDLRRSDPFEDEVAFGGWYVDLHTIGGLLKSVGEPVTAARLKNPETAQGSAEYVGPFGLPMRSLVSKDLSNLFFAGRNISTTRVALGSTRVMGTAAAMGQAVGTAAALIDTPEPDLRAEVPGLVTDVQQILLRDGCFLPSVVNEDDEDLARKATVTASSEDHVSGVGPNTPNRLGSIDQWRGYPVYPFTGALRSRTAQWIAHGGDRELRTISLALKNTSDAPISVPATLHHVDHIWSYDADPGEPIATTTLTVAAGGPHWVDWNVDLDADALGDTPGYVRIDLAATDDVEWVVSPHVLPGQIAAYENSPGRYRRFGGGQTLSFKVDPPQTPYGPENVISGATRPHRAANQWRSDPSSPLPHWIELAWDAPQQVSQVQLTFAGNLLREYHAYPPLHRDPQSVRAYDLQAFVDGDWVTVASESHNYSNRVVHDFDAVTTDRLRVVVQATNGDDAAGIYEIRCYDERRCTPTYQSN, from the coding sequence TTGAAATCCATCACCGAGACATACGATCTCGTCGTCGCAGGCGGCGGACTTGCGGGGTTCTCCGCAGCCATCGCCGCGGCACGTCACGGCGCAAAGGTCGCGCTCGTGCAGGACCGCCCGGTGCTCGGCGGTAACTCCTCCTCGGAGGTGCGCGTCACCCCGCACGGCGCCGCAGCCTTCCACGGCTACGCACGCGAGACCGGCATCATCGCCGAGGTGCTCGTCGAGGACCGCGCCAAGAACCACGCGATCATCCGCGAGAACGGCTGGACGAACAGCGTGTGGGATCTGATCCTCTACGACCTCGCCGAGCGCACCGAGAACCTCACCCTCCACCTCAACACCCCCGTCCTCGGCGCCGAGGTCAGGGACGGCCGCATCGTCGCGGCGCTCGCGAAGGTGCTGAACGCCGAGGTCGACCTGCGGCTCGAGGGTCGCATGTTCGTCGACTGCACGGGAGACGGTACGCTCGGCGCGCTCGCCGGCGCCGAGTGGATGCGCGGGCAGGAGGCCTCGAGCGAGTTCGACGAGCCGCTCGCGCCAAAGGAGCGCGGCGACGGCTCTATGGGCAGCTCGCTGCACTTCAAGACGGTCGACGTCGGCCGCCCAGTCGAGTTCCACGCCCCCGACTGGGCCGTCAGGTACGACGATCCCAAGTTCTTCACCGACGGCGGCCGCCTGATCCCGACCCTCGAAAGCGGGTACTGGTGGATCGAGATCGGCACCCCATGGGACACCCTCTACGAGAACGAGGAGATTCGGCACGAGCTCACCCGCCACGTGCTCGGAATCTGGGACTACCTGAAGAATCGGGATCCCTACTGGTCGCAGCACGCGGGAAACCTCGCGCTCGATTGGGTGGGCCAGGTACCCGGTAAGCGCGAAAGCCGCCGCCTGCTCGGCGAGTACGTTGTCACCGAGAACGACCTGCGCCGCTCGGACCCCTTCGAGGACGAGGTCGCGTTCGGTGGCTGGTACGTCGACCTGCACACGATCGGCGGTTTGCTCAAGTCGGTCGGTGAGCCCGTGACCGCCGCGCGCCTGAAGAATCCCGAGACGGCGCAGGGCTCGGCGGAGTATGTCGGTCCGTTCGGCCTGCCGATGCGCTCGCTCGTGTCGAAGGACCTCTCGAACCTATTCTTCGCCGGTCGCAACATCTCGACCACCCGCGTCGCGCTCGGTTCGACCCGCGTCATGGGAACCGCGGCTGCGATGGGCCAGGCCGTTGGCACCGCGGCGGCGCTCATCGACACCCCGGAACCGGACCTGCGCGCCGAGGTACCCGGCCTCGTGACCGACGTGCAGCAGATCCTGCTGCGCGACGGCTGCTTCCTGCCGTCGGTCGTGAACGAGGACGATGAGGACCTCGCCCGCAAGGCCACCGTTACCGCGTCGAGCGAGGACCACGTCAGCGGCGTCGGCCCGAACACACCGAACCGGCTTGGCAGCATCGATCAGTGGCGGGGCTACCCGGTCTACCCGTTCACGGGAGCACTGCGCAGCCGCACGGCGCAGTGGATCGCCCACGGCGGCGACCGCGAACTGCGCACGATCTCCCTCGCATTGAAGAACACCTCGGATGCGCCGATCTCTGTGCCCGCGACCCTTCACCACGTCGACCACATATGGTCGTACGATGCCGACCCGGGCGAGCCGATCGCGACGACGACGTTGACCGTCGCGGCGGGCGGCCCGCACTGGGTCGACTGGAACGTCGACCTCGACGCCGACGCGCTCGGCGACACCCCCGGCTACGTCAGGATCGACCTCGCCGCCACTGACGACGTCGAATGGGTTGTCAGCCCGCACGTGCTGCCCGGCCAGATCGCGGCCTACGAGAACTCGCCCGGCCGCTACCGCCGCTTCGGCGGTGGGCAGACGCTGAGCTTCAAGGTCGACCCTCCGCAGACGCCTTACGGCCCCGAGAACGTGATCTCGGGGGCTACCCGCCCGCACCGCGCCGCGAACCAGTGGCGCAGCGACCCGTCGTCGCCGCTGCCACACTGGATCGAGCTCGCGTGGGACGCACCGCAGCAGGTCTCGCAGGTGCAGCTCACCTTCGCCGGTAACCTGTTGCGAGAGTACCATGCCTACCCACCGCTCCACCGTGACCCGCAGTCCGTAAGAGCCTACGACCTGCAGGCGTTCGTCGACGGCGACTGGGTCACCGTCGCTTCCGAGTCGCACAACTACTCGAATCGCGTGGTGCACGACTTCGACGCGGTGACCACCGATCGGCTGCGCGTGGTGGTGCAGGCGACCAACGGTGATGACGCGGCGGGGATCTATGAGATCCGCTGCTACGACGAGCGGAGGTGCACCCCCACGTACCAGAGCAACTGA